The stretch of DNA GATTCTCGTCGACGAGCCGACCGTCGGGGCCGACTACGTGCAGGTCGAGATCGTGCTCCGCACCCTGCGCGACCTGGCCGTCCCCGGCCGTGCGGTGATCGTCGCGACCCACGACGAGCGGCTCGTGCCGCTGGCCGACCGCGTCATCGAGATGCGCCCGCAGACCCCCGAGGCCGAGCAGCTCGGCACCGTCGACCTGAAGGAGGGTCAGACGCTGTTCGAGCAGGGCGACAACGGCGAGCTCGTGTACGTGATCGTCAAGGGCCAGCTCGACGTGTTCCGCGCCCTCGCCGACGGCGGCGACGCGCTCGTGCACACCTGCCAGCCGGGCGAGTACGTCGGGGAGATCGGTCCGCTGCTCGGGCTGCCGCGGTCCGCCACCGTGAAGGCGAAGACCGACGCCGTCGTCCAGGGCCTCACCGTCGAGGAGTTCTGCGAGCGTGTCGGCCCCGAGGGGGTCCGTCACGCCCTGGGGTCGACCTCACTCTGACCCGGCCGCCAGTAGGGGTGACACCCTTTTCGGCGCCAGAAAGGGTGTCACCCCTTCTGGTTGCCGTCAGGTGGCGAGCTGCTCCGCGAGGGCGTCGGCCGCCGCGTAGGGGTCGAGCTCGCCGGCGGCGACGCGGTCGGCGAGGGCCTCCAGGCGACGGTCACCCCGCAGGTTGCCGATCCGGCGGCGCATCCCCTCGAGGGTGACGGCCTCGACCTCACCGGCCGCGCGCCGGCGGCGGCGGGCGAGAAGGCGCCCCGAGTCGGTGAGGTGCTGCCGGTGCTGGGAGATCGCGTCGAGGACCTCCTCGACGCCGTCCCCCCGGGACGCGACGGTCTTGAGCACCGGTGCGGTCCAGTCGCCCTCGCCGCGGCCGGGGCCGAGGGAGAGCATGTGGGTGAGCTCGCGCGCGGTCTGCGCGGCGCCTTCGCGATCGGCCTTGTTGACGACGTAGATGTCGCCGACCTCGAGGATCCCGGCCTTGGCGGCCTGGATGCCGTCGCCCATGCCGGGGGCCATCAGGACGAGCGTCGTGTCGGCCTGGCCGGCGACCTCGACCTCGGACTGCCCGACGCCGACGGTCTCCAGCAGGATCACCTCGCACCCGGCGGCGGCGAGGACGCGCAGTGCCTGCGGCGCCGCCCACGACAGTCCGCCGAGGTGACCGCGGGCCGCCATCGAGCGGATGTAGACGCCGTCGTCCTCGGCGTGCGCGCCCATCCGGATGCGGTCACCGAGCAGCGCGCCGCCGGAATAGGGCGAGGACGGGTCGATCGCCAGCACGCCGACGCGGACGCCGCGGCGGCGGTACGCGCCGATCAGCGCCGCCGTCGACGTGGACTTGCCGACGCCCGGCGGGCCGGTCAGTCCCACCACGTAGGTGTCCGCCGGACCGGCCGCGACGAGGGCGGCCATCACCTCGCGCAGCAGCGGCGAGGCGTCCTCGACCAGGCTGATCAGCCGGGCGACCGCGCGACGGTCACCCGTGCGCGCCCGCCCGACGAGATCGGCGACGTCGGTCACGAACTGGCCAGCGATTCTGACGAAGAGTCAGGACCCGACCTTGATGATCAGAGCGTCGCCCTGGCCACCGCCGCCGCAGAGCGCGGCGGCGCCGTACCCGCCGCCACGGCGGCCGAGCTCGAGGGCCAGGTGGAGCACGATGCGGGCGCCGGACATCCCGACCGGGTGCCCGAGCGCGATCGCGCCGCCGTTGACGTTGACCTTCTCCGGGTCGACGCCGAGCTCACGGGTGGACTGGATGCCGACTGCGGCGAACGCCTCGTTGATCTCGATCAGGTCCAGGTCCGAGGCCGCGATGCCCTGCTTGGCCAGCGCGGCGTTGATCGCGCGGGAGGGCTGGGACTGCAGCGAGGAGTCCGGGCCGGCGACCATGCCGTGCGCGCCGATCTCGGCGATCCAGGACAGCCCGTTGGCCTGCGCCTTCTCCTTGCTCATCACGACGACCGCGGCGCCGCCGTCGGAGATCTGCGAGGCCGAGCCCGCGGTGATGGTGCCGTCCTTGGTGAACGCCGGGCGCAGCTTCGACAGCGACTCGGCGGTGGTGTCCCCACGCACGCCCTCGTCGTCGCCGAACAGGATCGGGTCGCCCTTGCGCTGCGGCAGCTCGATGGGGGCGATCTCGTCGGCGAACAGGCCGTTCTTGTGCGCCGCGGCCGCGCGCTGGTGGGAGCGGGCCGAGAACTCGTCCTGCTCCTCGCGCGTGATGTTCAGACCCGCGTTGGCCTTCTCGGTGAGCTCACCCATCGGCACGTTGGTGAACTGGTCCCACAGGCCGTCGTAGGCCATCGAGTCCGTCAGCTTGGTGTCGCCGTACTTGAACCCGCTGCGCGAGTTGAGCAGCACGTGCGGGGCGTTCGTCATCGACTCCATGCCGCCCGCGACGACGGTGTCGACCTCACCGGCGCGGATCAGCTGGTCGGCCATCGCGATCGCGTTCAGACCCGACAGGCACACCTTGTTGATGGTGATCGCGGGGACGTTCATCCCGATCCCGCCCTTGACCGCGGCCTGGCGGGCGGTGATCTGCCCCGCGCCGGCCTGCAGGACCTGGCCCATGATCACGTACTGGATCTCCGCGGCCGGCACACCGGACTTCGCGAGCGCGGCCTGAATGGCATGACCACCCAGGTCCGCCCCGGAGAAGTCCTTGAGGGAGCCGAGCAGGCGTCCCATCGGCGTACGCGCGCCGGCAACGATCACGGAGCTGGTCATGGGGGGCCTCCACGGGTCCTCGGACGTGCCCTGGTCTCGGGCATCTGCCACGATAGTCAGGAGGCGCAAATCGACATCTCCCCGGCGTCCGTGCCGTCGGCCGGGTGGACCGCTCGTCGCGCCGAACGGCCCGTCGGACGCCCGCCAGGGAGCACCCTCATGATCAACCGGATCGACCACGTCGGCCTCGCCGTCCAGGACCTGGACGCCTCGATCGCCTTCTACGAGCGGACCTTCGGCATGCACGTCGTGCACGAGGAGGTCAACGAGGAGCAGGGCGTCCGCGAGGCGATGCTGGCGGTCGGCGACTCGGGCTCCTACATCCAGCTGCTCGCGCCGCTGCGCGAGGACTCCCCCATCGGCAAGTTCCTCGCCCGCAACGGCGAGGGCATCCAGCAGATGGCCTACAACGTGGACGACATCGACGCGATCTCCACGCACCTGCGGGACGCCGGCGTCCGGCTCCTCTACGACGAGCCCAAGCGCGGCACCGCCAACTCCCGCATCAACTTCGTCCACCCGAAGGACGCCGGCGGCGTCCTGATCGAGCTCGTCCAGTCGGCTCCGGAGGGCGAGGGCGGCCACTGAGCCCGCCGGCGGGCCACCGCTGAGGCTCCCTCAGCCAGGCCGGCTGAGGCGCAGAACACGGTTTACCGTTCGGGCTTTCCGGTCACCTTGGCTCGAAACCGCACGCCACCTCGCCGCCGCTCGGCGACGGGGTCGACCGTCCGGCGACCAGCTCGACCAGGCGAGCGGCGGCCGGTCCGGGGGACATTTCGGGCGTCGGTATCGTCTACCAGCCGCTCGCACTACCCGGGAGTAATGCCGTGAAGGACATCCTCGAGGCCATCCTCGCCAGCGACACCGAACGCCCGGACGTTGCCGGACTCCCGATCCCGGAGTCCTACAAGGGCATCGTCGTCCGCAAGGACGAGCAGAACATGTTCGAGGGTGTCCCCTCCAAGGAGAAGGACCCGCGCAAGAGCCTCCACCTCGACGAGGTCCCCACCCCCGAGCTCGGCCCGGGTGAGGCCCTCGTCGCCGTCATGGCGTCGTCGGTCAACTACAACACCGTCTGGACCTCGATCTTCGAGCCGGTCTCGACGTTCGGCTTCCTGGAGCGCTACGGCCGGGTCTCCGAGCTGACCAAGCGCCACGACCAGCCGTACCACGTGGTCGGCTCCGACCTCGCCGGCGTCGTCCTCAAGGTCGGCCCGGGCGTGAGCAAGTGGAAGGCCGGCGACCGCGTCGTCGCCCACTGCCTGAGCGTCGAGCTCGAGGACGCCATGGGCCACGACGACACGATGATGGACCCGCAGCAGCGCATCTGGGGCTTCGAGACCAACTTCGGCGGCCTCGCCGAGCTGGCCCTGGTCAAGGCCAACCAGCTGATGCCCAAGCCGGACCACCTCTCGTGGGAGGAGGCCGCGTCCCCGGGTCTGGTGAACTCCACCGCCTACCGGCAGCTGGTCTCGCACAACGGCGCGAACATGAAGCAGGGCGACGTCGTCCTGATCTGGGGCGCCTCCGGCGGCCTCGGCTCCTACGCCACACAGATGGCCCTGGCCGGCGGCGCGATCCCGGTCTGCGTCGTCTCCTCCCCCGACAAGGTCGAGATCTGCAAGTCGCTCGGCGCGGAGCACGTCATCGACCGCGCGGCCGAGGGCTACAAGTTCTGGAAGAACGAGAACGAGCAGGACCCGAAGGAGTGGCAGCGCTTCGGCAAGAAGATCCGTGAGCTCACCGGCGGCGAGGACATCGACATCGTCTTCGAGCACCCGGGCCGCGAGACCTTCGGCGCCTCCATCTACGTGACCCGTCGCGGCGGCATCATCACCACCTGCGCGTCGACCTCGGGCTACATCCACCAGTACGACAACCGGTACTTCTGGATGAACCTCAAGCGGATCATCGGCTCGCACTTCGCGAACTACCGCGAGGCGTGGGAGGCCAACCGCCTCATCGACAAGGGCATCATCCACCCGACGCTGTCGAAGACCTACGCCCTCGCCGACACCGGCCAGGCCGCCCTCGACGTCCACCGCAACGTCCACCAGGGCAAGGTCGGCGTCCTCTGCCTCGCCCCCTCCGAGGGCCTCGGCGTCGCCAACCCCGAGAAGCGCGCCAAGTTCGAGGACAAGATCAACCGCTTCCGCAACGTCTGAGCCTCGCGCCCGGACCTCCTGCACCACCCCGATCCGCCCGACCGCCCGCTCATGCATGAGCGGGCGGTCGCTTTTCGGGCGGCCGGTGTCCGAATCTCGACCCTCCGCTCATGCATGAGCGGGCGGTCGCTTTTCGGGCGGCCGGTGTCCGAATCTCGACCCTCCGCTCATGCATGAGCAACGGGCGGGAGCGGGGACGTGAAGATTTGTCCGTTTCGTTCCCGGGCCGGGGGCGCCGTGGGAACATGCCGGGGTGACGTCGGACGCCGAGCGGGCGCCCGGCCGCGAGCTGTCGCGGCCGGGGACGGTCGCACGGTTCGAGACGGCCCTGCGCGGTTACGACCGGGCCCAGGTCGATCTCTACGTCGACGAACTCAGCTCCCGGCTGGAGGCACTGCGCGCCGCGGTGGCGGACGCCGAGCAGGTCGCGCACGACGCGCGCGAGGACGCACTCGCCGCGCACGCGGAGCTGACGCGGACCCGAGCCCGGCTCGCGGACACCGAGGCCCGGCTCGCCCAGGTCGAGGCCTCCCCCGGCCTGCCCGGGGAGGACAGCGCCGGCCGGCTGATGCGCCTGGCCGAGCTGACGGCCGAGGCGCTGCGCGCGGAGGCGGCCGAGGCGGCCGCCGCGGTGCAGCGGGAGGCCCACGAAGCACTGGAGGCGGCGCACCGCAGGCACGCGGAGCTGCTGGAGGCGGCCGCGGTCGAGAAGGCCGCCCTGCTCGCCGAGGCCCGCCGGGTGGCCGTGGCCCTGGCCGAGGCCGGCCGCGTCACCGGCGAGGCCCGCCGGACCGAGGGCGCGAGCTCCCGCAAGCGCGCCGAGCAGGCCGCCCGCCGGGAGGGCGAGCGGATCGTCGCGGCCGCGCGGGCCCGGGCCGCCGAGATCGAGCGCATCATCGAGCGCCGCGTGACCGAGGCCGAGACCGCCGGCTTCGGGGCCCGGGCCCGTGGTCACGCCCAGGCGGCGGCGACCGCCGCGCGGCTGCGGACGCGCGCCGCGGACGTCCTCGCCCGCGCCCACGAGCGGGCCGAGACCCTGCAGACCACGGCCGCCCGCGAGGCGGACGCGCTGATCACCGAGGCGACCGCGAAGTCCCAGGCGATGCTCGCCGCGGCCCGGACCGAGAGCCAGCAGCTCGTCACGGACGCCGAGACCCGCCTCGCCGCCGCGCAGGCCGCGGCGGCCGCGCTCACCCGCGTCGCGACGGCCGAGGCGCGGGAACTCTCCGAGACCACGAAGGCCGAGGCCGCACGGCTCGCGGAGACCTCACGCGAGCAGGCCACCCGTCTGCTCCAGGAGGCCCGCGCCGAGGCCACCCGCCTGACCACCGCGGCCCGCGCCGAGGCCGAGCGGGTCTCGCGGTCGGCCGCCGACGAGGCGACCGCCCTGCTCACCGCGGCCCGTAGCGACGCCGAGGCCACCACCGTCGCCGCCCGCGAGGCCGCCGAGAAGCTGACGACCACGTCCACCGCGGCCGCCGCGGCGCGCGAGGCCAGCGCCCGGGCCGAGGCCGAGCGGGTGCTGCGGGAGGCCCAGGAGGCGGCGGACGCCCTGACCGCGCGCTCCACCGGCGAGGCGGCGAAGGTCCTTGCCGAGGCCCGGCGCGAGGCGCACTCGATCGCCGCGGCGTCGCGGTCCCAGGTCGAGCAGATCACCAGCGAGGCCCGGGCGACCGCGGACGCCGTCACCGCCCGCGCCACGGCCGAGGCCGAGCGCCTGTCCTCCTCGACCCGCGCCGCGGCCGCCGAGCTCGCCGCGGCCGCCAGTGCGGACCGCGAAGCGGCCGCCGAGATGTTGGCCGAGGCGGAGCGCAAGCTCGACGACGCCCGGCGGCGCGCCGAGGGCCTCGCGACCGCGGCCCTGGAGGCGATCGCGGACGAACTGGCCGCGCGCCGGGCCGAGGTCCGCGCCCTCGAAAACGAAAGAGATTCGATTCTGGCGCAGCGTCAGGACATCGGTGCGCACTTGATCAACCTTCAGGCAAGTCTGGATCTCATGGCCGAGCTCGGCGTCGATCCGGGTGGTCCTGGTTCCGAATCGGGCTCGGACAACGGGCCGAAGTCGACCGACAGGTCCTGAGAAATCCCTTTCGACCGGCGCCGCGCGGTCCCTCGGTTTGCCCAGAGGGCGGACGGCGGGACCCGCCTCGAGAGATGATCACTGCAGGCTCGCGCCGGGCCGAGGCAAAGCGGGACCATGAAGATTGCACAGATCCCGCGTCGCACCCGAACCGGCTGCGAGGATGGTCAACAATCAACGCAGGACGATCACCGCAGACCTTGAGGACAAGTGTCGCAATGACGATGAACGAGACCCCTCCCGCCTTCGACATCGTGCTGCGTGGGTACGAGCGCCGCCAGGTCGACGAGCACCTGTCCACCCTCGTGAACGACCGGCTCTCGGCTGAGCGCAAGGTCCAGGAGCTGGAGAAGCAGGTCCAGCGGGTCCGCGCCGAGTTCGAGGCCAGCGACGTCAGCGAGCCGAACTACGCCAGCCTGGGCGCCCGGGTCGAGAAGATCCTGCGCCTGGCCGAGGAGGAGGCCCGCGACGTTCGCGCCGAGGCCGACGCCGCCGGCCAGCAGGCCCGCGCGAAGGCGAGCGAGGACGCCGAGGCGATCCGCAAGTCGGCCGAGGCCGAGGCGGAGCGCCGCCGCACCGAGGCGGAGGCCAAGACCGAGCAGATGCTCGAGCAGGCCAAGGCCGAGGTCGAGCGGATCCAGACCGAGGCCCAGAACGAGGCCCAGGCGAAGATCACGAGCGCAGAGAACATCGTCGAGGAGGCCCGCGCCAAGGCCGCCCAGATCGCGACCGAGGTCGAGGCCAAGCTCGCCAAGCGCCGCGAGCAGGCCGAGCGCGACATGGCCACCCGCCAGGAGGTCGCCGAGCGCCGCCTGATGGAGACCGGCGAGAAGGCCGACGCCCTCCGCATGGAGGCCCAGAAGATGCGGGACGACGCCGAGCGTCGCGCCAAGCAGCTGCTGGAGGCCGCGCGCCGCGAGGCCGAGGACCTGGTCGCCGACGCCCGCGCCAAGGCCGAGCGCATGCGCCTGGAGTCCGAGCGCGAGCTCGCCGCCCTGACGCACCGCCGCGACAGCATCAACGCCCAGCTGAGCAACGTCCGCGAGATGCTCGCGACGCTGACCGGCTCGGCGGCGGCCCTGATCGGTGGCGGCGCCCCCGCCGCCGGTGCCGAGACCGGGGCGATGCCGGCGCAGGCTCCGCGTCCGGACGCGCCGCAGCAGCCGCAGTCGGCCGACAACGGCACCGCGGCCTCCTGAGGTAGCTCACCCAGCAATCACCCCGAAGGGGCGGCACCGGTTCGGTGCCGCCCCTTCGGCGTGTTCGGGGTGCTCGCCGGCGTCGTGGGCTCAGCCCAACGGCCGGCGCCGGGTCCGGGCCTCCCAGCAGGCGGTGTGCCAGTGGCGGCGGTCGGCGCCGTCGGAGTCGGCGGGCCAGGCGACGACGTGCGGCCGCGACGCCGGGAGCTCGTGCGCGCAGCCCGGGCACCGGTAGGTCCGCCCCGACGGGGAGCCCGTGAGCCGCCGGACGTTCCACTCCCCGTCCGGGCCGGACTCGTAGGCCTGGGTCTCCCGCACCGGGCGCACCGGACGCCCGTCCGGGCGTGGCTTGCGGCGCGGCATGAGGTCCATTCTCCCGCCCGCCGTCGTGCCCGCGGAATTTGTCCCGATCCCGGCGAACGTTCCGCCCGGCCCCGCCGTCCTCCCCCCGAACGGGCCACGGGACCGGCCCCGGTGACCGGGCCGCGCTGAAGGGGAGACACCGCCATGACCATGTCGCTTCGTCGCACCTGGGGGCCGCTCGCCGCGGCCGGCGTCGTCGGCGCCGTCCTCACCGGCGTCCTGCTGGGCAGCGGATCGGGCGCGAGCGTCGCCGCGATCGGGTCGGACAGCGTGCGGGACACGGTCTCCGTCGCCGGCACCGGCAAGGTCAGCGGCGTGCCGGACGTCCTGCGCCTCGACCTGGGCGTCGAGCACACCGGCAAGGACGTCAACGTCGCGCTCAACGCGGCCAACCGCGACGTCGCCGCGATCAAGAAGGCGCTCGGCCGCTTCGACGTGCCGGACGCCGACATCCAGACCTCGCAGCTCTCGATCAACCCGCACTACGAGAACAACGGCAAGGTCAACGGCTACGAGGTCTTCCAGGGGCTGACGGTCAAACTGCGCGACCTGCCGAAGGCGGGCCAGGCGATCTCCGCGGCGGCGCAGGCCGGCGGCAACGCGACACGCATCAACGGCGTCTCCTTCGACATCGAGGACAACGCGAAGCTCGTCCAGGCCGCCCGCGACGCGGCGTTCGCCGACGCGAAGGCCAAGGCCGAGCAGTACGCGAAACTCGCCGGCCGTCGCCTCGGAAAGGTGACGACGATCAGCGAACAGACCTCCTACGGCGGCGAGCCGGTCCCCTACGCCGTGATGGCGGAGGACTCCGCGGCCGCCGGCGGTTCGGTGCCGCTGGAGGCGGGCAGCCGGCAGGTCTCGGTCGACTCCAACGTCGCCTGGGAACTGGTCTAGCAGGCTCGGCGACGTCGCAGAACTGCACTGTCGGGGGAAGGGGCCGGCCGGACGCGCTGGTGGGGCGCGTCCGGCCGGCCGTCGCATGTCGGGGCGGGCAGGAGCAGGATGGAGCGATGGCTCCGCGAATGCCCGTGGCCTTCCTCGGCCACGGCAACCCGATGAAC from Sporichthya brevicatena encodes:
- a CDS encoding ATP-binding cassette domain-containing protein, with amino-acid sequence MEHLQISDLTVEHASGDYLVRPLDRFSGEARSGELVLLLGPSGSGKTTLLACLAGLRSPTSGGIRLDDEVVTDLRGRDLAEYCRRSVGLVLPGAKLLPGLTIRENVEVPLRLAHVPGRTARARAAELLDLVGLGEHGHQRPADLSGGQQQRVAIARALAHEPPLILVDEPTVGADYVQVEIVLRTLRDLAVPGRAVIVATHDERLVPLADRVIEMRPQTPEAEQLGTVDLKEGQTLFEQGDNGELVYVIVKGQLDVFRALADGGDALVHTCQPGEYVGEIGPLLGLPRSATVKAKTDAVVQGLTVEEFCERVGPEGVRHALGSTSL
- the meaB gene encoding methylmalonyl Co-A mutase-associated GTPase MeaB, which codes for MTDVADLVGRARTGDRRAVARLISLVEDASPLLREVMAALVAAGPADTYVVGLTGPPGVGKSTSTAALIGAYRRRGVRVGVLAIDPSSPYSGGALLGDRIRMGAHAEDDGVYIRSMAARGHLGGLSWAAPQALRVLAAAGCEVILLETVGVGQSEVEVAGQADTTLVLMAPGMGDGIQAAKAGILEVGDIYVVNKADREGAAQTARELTHMLSLGPGRGEGDWTAPVLKTVASRGDGVEEVLDAISQHRQHLTDSGRLLARRRRRAAGEVEAVTLEGMRRRIGNLRGDRRLEALADRVAAGELDPYAAADALAEQLAT
- a CDS encoding acetyl-CoA C-acetyltransferase, which encodes MTSSVIVAGARTPMGRLLGSLKDFSGADLGGHAIQAALAKSGVPAAEIQYVIMGQVLQAGAGQITARQAAVKGGIGMNVPAITINKVCLSGLNAIAMADQLIRAGEVDTVVAGGMESMTNAPHVLLNSRSGFKYGDTKLTDSMAYDGLWDQFTNVPMGELTEKANAGLNITREEQDEFSARSHQRAAAAHKNGLFADEIAPIELPQRKGDPILFGDDEGVRGDTTAESLSKLRPAFTKDGTITAGSASQISDGGAAVVVMSKEKAQANGLSWIAEIGAHGMVAGPDSSLQSQPSRAINAALAKQGIAASDLDLIEINEAFAAVGIQSTRELGVDPEKVNVNGGAIALGHPVGMSGARIVLHLALELGRRGGGYGAAALCGGGGQGDALIIKVGS
- the mce gene encoding methylmalonyl-CoA epimerase — encoded protein: MINRIDHVGLAVQDLDASIAFYERTFGMHVVHEEVNEEQGVREAMLAVGDSGSYIQLLAPLREDSPIGKFLARNGEGIQQMAYNVDDIDAISTHLRDAGVRLLYDEPKRGTANSRINFVHPKDAGGVLIELVQSAPEGEGGH
- the ccrA gene encoding crotonyl-CoA carboxylase/reductase, which produces MKDILEAILASDTERPDVAGLPIPESYKGIVVRKDEQNMFEGVPSKEKDPRKSLHLDEVPTPELGPGEALVAVMASSVNYNTVWTSIFEPVSTFGFLERYGRVSELTKRHDQPYHVVGSDLAGVVLKVGPGVSKWKAGDRVVAHCLSVELEDAMGHDDTMMDPQQRIWGFETNFGGLAELALVKANQLMPKPDHLSWEEAASPGLVNSTAYRQLVSHNGANMKQGDVVLIWGASGGLGSYATQMALAGGAIPVCVVSSPDKVEICKSLGAEHVIDRAAEGYKFWKNENEQDPKEWQRFGKKIRELTGGEDIDIVFEHPGRETFGASIYVTRRGGIITTCASTSGYIHQYDNRYFWMNLKRIIGSHFANYREAWEANRLIDKGIIHPTLSKTYALADTGQAALDVHRNVHQGKVGVLCLAPSEGLGVANPEKRAKFEDKINRFRNV
- a CDS encoding DivIVA domain-containing protein, with amino-acid sequence MTSDAERAPGRELSRPGTVARFETALRGYDRAQVDLYVDELSSRLEALRAAVADAEQVAHDAREDALAAHAELTRTRARLADTEARLAQVEASPGLPGEDSAGRLMRLAELTAEALRAEAAEAAAAVQREAHEALEAAHRRHAELLEAAAVEKAALLAEARRVAVALAEAGRVTGEARRTEGASSRKRAEQAARREGERIVAAARARAAEIERIIERRVTEAETAGFGARARGHAQAAATAARLRTRAADVLARAHERAETLQTTAAREADALITEATAKSQAMLAAARTESQQLVTDAETRLAAAQAAAAALTRVATAEARELSETTKAEAARLAETSREQATRLLQEARAEATRLTTAARAEAERVSRSAADEATALLTAARSDAEATTVAAREAAEKLTTTSTAAAAAREASARAEAERVLREAQEAADALTARSTGEAAKVLAEARREAHSIAAASRSQVEQITSEARATADAVTARATAEAERLSSSTRAAAAELAAAASADREAAAEMLAEAERKLDDARRRAEGLATAALEAIADELAARRAEVRALENERDSILAQRQDIGAHLINLQASLDLMAELGVDPGGPGSESGSDNGPKSTDRS
- a CDS encoding cellulose-binding protein, which produces MNETPPAFDIVLRGYERRQVDEHLSTLVNDRLSAERKVQELEKQVQRVRAEFEASDVSEPNYASLGARVEKILRLAEEEARDVRAEADAAGQQARAKASEDAEAIRKSAEAEAERRRTEAEAKTEQMLEQAKAEVERIQTEAQNEAQAKITSAENIVEEARAKAAQIATEVEAKLAKRREQAERDMATRQEVAERRLMETGEKADALRMEAQKMRDDAERRAKQLLEAARREAEDLVADARAKAERMRLESERELAALTHRRDSINAQLSNVREMLATLTGSAAALIGGGAPAAGAETGAMPAQAPRPDAPQQPQSADNGTAAS
- a CDS encoding SIMPL domain-containing protein, with the translated sequence MTMSLRRTWGPLAAAGVVGAVLTGVLLGSGSGASVAAIGSDSVRDTVSVAGTGKVSGVPDVLRLDLGVEHTGKDVNVALNAANRDVAAIKKALGRFDVPDADIQTSQLSINPHYENNGKVNGYEVFQGLTVKLRDLPKAGQAISAAAQAGGNATRINGVSFDIEDNAKLVQAARDAAFADAKAKAEQYAKLAGRRLGKVTTISEQTSYGGEPVPYAVMAEDSAAAGGSVPLEAGSRQVSVDSNVAWELV